The Methanosphaera stadtmanae DSM 3091 genome includes a window with the following:
- the msrA gene encoding peptide-methionine (S)-S-oxide reductase MsrA, with the protein MIDNLNKKISYKKENLRTIYLAGGCFWGVEAYISRLLGVAKTTVGYANGNTENPTYDEVCLENTNHVECVKVDYDNNILPLKKLLEEFFKIINPLTINKQGNDVGVQYRTGIYYRNETDKRIIINFINRKQGEYSQKIVTEVLPLNNFYPAEKYHQKYLEKNPTGYCHIDLTQLPNQKKQLEELLIKEDIMNLTPIEFDVTQKNATEKPFSGKYNDFNKKGLYVDVVGGEPLFISDDKFDSKCGWPSFTKPVNDSHIQKLNDTSHGMKRIEVRSKKANSHLGHVFDDGPRGEKRYCINSASMKFIPYDKLEEMGYGRYVKYFK; encoded by the coding sequence ATGATTGATAACTTAAATAAAAAAATATCTTACAAAAAAGAAAATTTAAGAACAATATATCTTGCAGGGGGATGTTTTTGGGGTGTTGAAGCATATATTTCGAGGTTACTTGGAGTAGCTAAAACAACAGTAGGTTATGCAAATGGAAACACAGAAAATCCCACTTATGATGAGGTATGTTTAGAAAATACAAATCATGTTGAATGTGTAAAAGTGGATTATGATAATAACATATTACCATTAAAGAAGTTATTGGAAGAATTTTTTAAAATAATAAATCCACTTACAATTAATAAACAAGGAAATGATGTAGGAGTACAATATAGAACTGGTATATATTATAGAAATGAAACAGACAAAAGAATAATAATAAATTTTATTAATAGAAAACAAGGAGAATATTCACAAAAAATAGTAACAGAAGTATTACCCTTGAATAATTTTTATCCTGCTGAAAAATATCATCAGAAATATTTGGAAAAAAATCCTACAGGTTACTGTCATATTGATTTAACACAACTTCCAAATCAGAAAAAACAATTAGAAGAATTATTAATTAAAGAAGATATTATGAATTTAACACCTATTGAATTTGATGTTACACAAAAAAATGCTACAGAAAAGCCTTTCAGTGGAAAATATAATGATTTTAATAAGAAGGGATTGTATGTGGATGTTGTAGGTGGAGAGCCATTATTTATATCAGATGATAAATTTGATTCAAAATGTGGATGGCCTTCTTTTACAAAACCTGTTAATGATAGTCATATTCAAAAGTTAAATGATACATCTCATGGTATGAAAAGAATAGAAGTTAGAAGTAAAAAGGCTAATTCACACCTAGGTCATGTTTTTGATGATGGACCTAGAGGTGAAAAGAGGTATTGTATAAATTCTGCTTCAATGAAATTTATACCATATGATAAGTTAGAGGAGATGGGTTATGGAAGGTATGTTAAATATTTTAAGTAA